From one Catenuloplanes nepalensis genomic stretch:
- a CDS encoding type IV secretory system conjugative DNA transfer family protein, which yields MASFKMKAGAALVASAGLSAAVAVEPGWTTAALAAGTSSAVWWRYGRVGTRAAIDRWDRNAARHAGTASWWDLTRTSSAWAMRRKARVLRPSLAGAPVWRVWQTPITSVAVPLCTVGRRTVYTSVEESTLRVGIPGTGKTAELACRVLDAPGGAVVTSTATDLYDLTALVRTRSGPVTVFNPGGLGGLASTLRWSPLSGCEQPETAARRAADLVGPQTPGSEGERWASNGRRILAVLLHAAALGGYRMADVAGWVANPDAATPFVLAALKDSPQPEAMRTAARQMLGTNARTRDGVMLAITPAVAWTTLPTAAECGDVDPDDSWEITDLTDRAGTLYLLGDEDGTVGPLLSALVAEIAHQARRTAAARPGGRLDPALLLVLDEVALTCRTPLPQWMAELRKRNIGIHAACQGLAQLRQVWGADGAAMILNCAAAVLVYGGCKDAADLDLFARLAGDRDETVQTHDGDGRLSATSTRRVPVIGVPMLAGLPNFHAMLIRRGMPVALARTPIAWKRRAVRRAGRVARVVHEHPADQRATGAQPAATAPAAA from the coding sequence ATGGCTTCTTTCAAGATGAAAGCCGGTGCGGCCTTGGTGGCATCGGCGGGATTGAGTGCCGCGGTCGCCGTCGAGCCCGGCTGGACCACGGCCGCGCTGGCGGCCGGCACGTCCAGTGCGGTGTGGTGGCGTTACGGCCGGGTCGGTACCCGTGCCGCGATCGACCGCTGGGACCGCAACGCCGCCCGGCACGCGGGTACGGCGTCGTGGTGGGACCTGACCCGCACGTCCTCGGCGTGGGCGATGCGCCGCAAGGCCCGGGTCCTGCGGCCGTCGCTGGCCGGTGCGCCGGTATGGCGGGTGTGGCAGACGCCGATCACGTCGGTGGCGGTGCCGCTGTGCACGGTCGGCCGACGGACCGTTTACACGTCGGTGGAGGAGTCCACGCTGCGGGTCGGGATCCCCGGCACCGGCAAGACCGCAGAGCTGGCCTGCCGGGTGCTCGACGCGCCGGGCGGGGCGGTGGTCACCTCGACCGCCACGGACCTCTACGACCTGACCGCCCTGGTACGCACCCGGTCTGGGCCGGTGACGGTGTTCAACCCGGGCGGGCTCGGCGGGCTCGCCTCGACGCTGCGCTGGTCTCCGCTGTCGGGCTGTGAGCAGCCGGAGACCGCGGCCCGGCGTGCCGCGGACCTGGTCGGCCCGCAGACGCCCGGCAGCGAGGGTGAGCGGTGGGCGTCGAACGGCCGCCGGATCCTGGCGGTGCTGCTGCACGCGGCGGCGCTCGGCGGGTACCGCATGGCGGACGTGGCCGGGTGGGTCGCCAACCCCGACGCGGCGACCCCGTTCGTGCTGGCCGCGCTGAAAGACTCACCGCAGCCCGAGGCGATGAGGACCGCGGCCCGGCAGATGCTGGGCACCAACGCCCGGACCCGCGACGGCGTGATGCTGGCGATCACCCCGGCGGTGGCCTGGACGACGCTGCCCACGGCCGCCGAGTGCGGCGACGTCGACCCGGACGACTCCTGGGAGATCACCGACCTGACCGACCGGGCCGGCACGCTGTATCTGCTCGGTGACGAGGACGGCACCGTCGGGCCGCTGCTGTCCGCGCTGGTCGCCGAGATCGCCCACCAGGCCCGCCGGACCGCGGCGGCCCGGCCCGGCGGCCGGCTCGATCCGGCGCTGCTGCTGGTCCTCGACGAGGTCGCGCTGACCTGCCGGACACCGCTGCCGCAGTGGATGGCCGAGCTGCGTAAACGCAACATCGGTATCCACGCGGCCTGCCAAGGGCTGGCACAGCTGCGGCAGGTGTGGGGCGCGGACGGCGCGGCGATGATCCTCAACTGCGCGGCCGCGGTGCTCGTCTACGGCGGCTGCAAGGACGCGGCCGACCTCGACCTGTTCGCCCGGCTCGCCGGGGATCGGGACGAGACCGTGCAGACCCACGACGGCGACGGCAGGCTGAGTGCCACCAGCACCCGCCGGGTGCCGGTGATCGGCGTGCCGATGCTCGCCGGCCTGCCGAACTTCCACGCGATGCTGATCCGGCGCGGGATGCCGGTCGCGCTGGCCCGTACCCCGATCGCCTGGAAACGGCGCGCGGTCCGCCGGGCTGGCCGGGTTGCGCGCGTCGTCCACGAGCACCCGGCCGACCAGCGGGCCACCGGGGCGCAGCCCGCGGCGACCGCACCGGCAGCGGCCTGA
- a CDS encoding DUF2637 domain-containing protein — protein MTTAAAPGSAYPPSIESLLPKARKLTAELEAVPSQNALRKKFRIGANKAGLLLDALRAEFAPPATPSAPASSAPDDAVPPPSVPEPEGPEVPEQIPDVDPVTADPEPVALPGTDAVPAPVTVASAPMQEESPRREVRPLAVAALGLSGVALAGAGVVASQVPVAAIAQWPIEQTAGAAAAGLVALGGFAWSATSVIGALLAGRSGRDVALDAASWAVALIAGFLAAAGQVAFAHWAGITDWKAFLVPGILEPSVVVLLLLANRRVHKAAAGQPSKPIGKLMALAALLGGFAIYTNIIHAPARSGLVFGAATLIGLILWWVKLQDAAGAERIQEAPHSKRLSRRTARYRALRWLILPRQTLRAWLISLDHSIADAEQGLELARRWRREYTESRAAKVGIFDARRFASARIDEFLHANK, from the coding sequence ATGACTACTGCCGCCGCGCCGGGTAGCGCGTACCCGCCCTCGATCGAGTCGCTGCTGCCGAAGGCCCGCAAGCTCACGGCCGAGCTGGAGGCCGTGCCGTCGCAGAACGCGCTGAGGAAGAAGTTCCGGATCGGTGCGAACAAGGCGGGTCTGCTGCTCGACGCACTCCGCGCCGAGTTCGCGCCGCCAGCCACGCCGTCCGCGCCCGCGTCATCCGCACCGGACGACGCCGTGCCACCGCCGAGCGTCCCGGAACCGGAGGGGCCGGAGGTGCCCGAGCAGATCCCGGACGTCGACCCGGTCACCGCAGACCCTGAGCCCGTTGCGCTGCCGGGCACGGATGCCGTCCCGGCGCCCGTTACGGTCGCCTCCGCGCCGATGCAAGAGGAGTCACCGCGTCGGGAGGTGCGTCCGCTGGCGGTCGCCGCGCTCGGTCTGAGCGGTGTCGCGCTGGCCGGTGCCGGTGTCGTCGCCTCGCAGGTGCCGGTCGCGGCGATCGCGCAGTGGCCGATCGAGCAGACGGCAGGCGCGGCAGCGGCGGGGCTGGTGGCGCTGGGAGGGTTCGCCTGGTCGGCGACGTCGGTGATAGGTGCGCTGCTGGCCGGGCGTAGTGGCCGGGATGTGGCGCTGGACGCGGCGTCGTGGGCGGTCGCGCTGATCGCCGGGTTCCTCGCCGCTGCCGGGCAGGTCGCGTTCGCGCACTGGGCCGGCATCACCGACTGGAAAGCGTTCCTGGTGCCGGGGATCCTGGAGCCGTCAGTGGTGGTGCTGCTCCTGCTGGCGAACCGGCGGGTGCACAAGGCCGCGGCCGGGCAGCCGTCGAAGCCGATCGGGAAGCTGATGGCCCTCGCCGCGCTGCTCGGCGGATTCGCCATCTACACCAACATCATCCACGCCCCGGCCCGTTCCGGGCTGGTGTTCGGCGCGGCCACCCTGATCGGCCTGATCCTGTGGTGGGTCAAGCTCCAGGACGCGGCTGGCGCCGAGCGTATCCAGGAGGCGCCGCACTCCAAGCGCCTGTCCCGCCGCACCGCACGCTACCGGGCGCTGCGCTGGCTGATCCTGCCCCGGCAGACGCTGCGCGCGTGGTTGATCAGCCTCGACCACTCGATCGCCGACGCCGAGCAGGGCCTGGAGCTGGCTCGTCGCTGGCGGCGGGAGTACACCGAGTCCCGCGCCGCCAAGGTCGGCATCTTCGACGCCCGCCGGTTCGCGTCCGCGCGCATCGACGAGTTCCTGCACGCGAACAAGTAG
- a CDS encoding DUF6284 family protein codes for MNDDLDEPTGADLDAIDAEWPRIARDLDALDAEIRALGVVPDEFYWRRVRAAEVRATRAVVVALPTRTPSWPVAA; via the coding sequence TTGAACGACGACTTGGACGAGCCGACCGGCGCCGACCTGGACGCGATCGACGCCGAGTGGCCGCGGATCGCACGGGACCTTGACGCGCTGGACGCGGAGATTCGCGCCCTGGGTGTGGTCCCGGATGAGTTCTACTGGCGGCGCGTGCGTGCCGCGGAGGTCCGCGCGACCCGCGCGGTGGTGGTGGCGCTGCCCACCCGGACGCCGTCGTGGCCGGTGGCGGCATGA
- a CDS encoding GntR family transcriptional regulator, translating to MQAEAEATPGVVPVHHRIADAIRARIVAGELKADDPVPSAGELAEQWGCSVGSARAALDVLTNEGRISGGRGRKKRVRPPAKRIRMTVDFSQQQKDLVLRPEAERAATGAIELTAGISIKQTDFEPKYSELKASPDLAAEFEIKEGATLLRRTYETTDSDTGIRLSWSQSFIPVALIADNPALLDEANEPWPGGHQHQLYTVGIEIDRFVRSVTAAEPTPADRVRWGIQAGVPLVWVRSRSIDVLDRVVELSDAAYPADRVDLVFTERLERWPNNYPRFAEGR from the coding sequence ATGCAGGCAGAAGCTGAAGCAACGCCCGGCGTCGTACCCGTCCACCACCGAATCGCAGACGCCATCCGCGCCCGGATCGTCGCCGGCGAGCTGAAGGCGGATGACCCCGTGCCGTCGGCCGGCGAACTCGCCGAGCAGTGGGGTTGCTCTGTGGGCTCAGCCAGGGCGGCCCTCGACGTACTCACGAACGAGGGCAGGATCAGCGGTGGCCGTGGCCGAAAAAAGCGGGTGCGTCCACCGGCGAAGCGCATACGCATGACCGTCGACTTCAGCCAACAACAGAAGGATCTCGTTCTGAGGCCCGAGGCAGAGCGAGCGGCAACCGGAGCGATCGAGTTAACAGCGGGAATCTCGATCAAACAAACCGACTTCGAGCCGAAATACTCCGAGCTAAAAGCGTCACCCGACCTGGCGGCGGAGTTCGAGATCAAAGAGGGCGCAACGCTCCTACGACGCACCTACGAGACAACCGATAGCGACACGGGAATCCGGCTGTCTTGGAGTCAGTCCTTCATCCCGGTTGCCCTGATCGCGGACAACCCGGCCCTGCTAGATGAGGCGAATGAACCGTGGCCGGGCGGACATCAGCACCAGCTCTACACCGTGGGCATCGAAATCGATCGGTTTGTTAGGTCGGTCACAGCGGCAGAACCCACGCCGGCTGATCGTGTTCGATGGGGCATCCAAGCCGGAGTGCCGCTCGTTTGGGTACGCAGCAGATCCATCGACGTACTCGACCGGGTGGTTGAACTCTCGGACGCCGCTTATCCAGCGGACCGCGTCGATCTAGTCTTCACGGAGCGGCTGGAAAGATGGCCCAATAACTACCCGCGATTCGCGGAGGGACGCTAG
- a CDS encoding glycosyltransferase → MPQRPEINPALGLDLVADRTLSHSKASISIVIPAHNEAATIAEVVTEARRGLHLLKVNGEILVSASGCTDATAEIAEQAGARVAIAPIGKGAAITTGLAETSGDIVCLIDGDMRYFGDRPLSAILLEPLLGGVADACVTDLYWRPIYPQMWLYGFFAPVAGYLFPEMLPKVGSTPWSGQRAAWRHLWPQELPTDFTVDLEILMHWNRHALRLRPIVADDWTNPQRPKPDLMAQELELLIRHAQAENRLTSSTAEALRNWYDLTHAAMATYEPGVDKPQDFERALLRKSMEKLHQCLGWAPIHGE, encoded by the coding sequence ATGCCACAGCGACCGGAGATCAACCCCGCACTCGGCCTCGATCTCGTTGCCGACCGCACTCTTAGCCACTCCAAAGCAAGCATCAGCATCGTCATCCCAGCGCACAACGAGGCGGCAACGATCGCCGAGGTGGTGACCGAAGCGCGACGCGGTCTTCACCTTCTCAAGGTCAACGGCGAAATTCTTGTAAGCGCAAGCGGGTGCACTGACGCCACCGCCGAGATTGCCGAACAGGCGGGTGCCCGAGTGGCAATCGCGCCGATTGGCAAGGGTGCCGCCATCACTACCGGACTGGCGGAGACCTCTGGCGACATCGTTTGCCTGATCGACGGAGATATGCGCTACTTCGGCGATCGACCTCTCTCGGCCATCCTTCTTGAACCACTCTTAGGCGGGGTGGCCGACGCCTGCGTAACGGACCTCTACTGGCGTCCGATCTACCCGCAGATGTGGCTCTACGGATTTTTTGCGCCCGTAGCCGGCTACCTGTTTCCGGAAATGCTCCCAAAGGTTGGATCAACACCGTGGTCTGGGCAGCGGGCCGCGTGGCGACATCTGTGGCCTCAAGAACTGCCCACCGACTTCACCGTAGACCTCGAAATTTTGATGCATTGGAATCGTCACGCCCTCCGCCTGCGACCGATCGTGGCGGACGACTGGACTAATCCTCAACGCCCGAAGCCTGATTTGATGGCCCAAGAACTTGAACTGCTAATTCGACACGCCCAAGCGGAAAATCGGCTCACTTCATCAACCGCCGAGGCGCTTCGCAACTGGTACGACCTAACCCACGCCGCAATGGCTACATACGAACCAGGTGTTGACAAACCACAAGATTTTGAACGGGCCCTGCTTCGCAAATCCATGGAAAAACTTCATCAATGCCTTGGCTGGGCACCGATTCACGGAGAATGA
- a CDS encoding glycosyltransferase family 2 protein has protein sequence MKLPRLSIITAVHAPNSAHLADTIMSVQRQKLPPEWSLEWIIQEDGEQPQLASLFEDVEVAHYSPNGFQLGIAATRNFALARATGDLIQVLDSDDILLEGASASLISLFLDSDIYWAVGQADDLMPDGERVQWDSILPYGRIRAGDVNRKAEEAGGNWPVHCAGLMMRAPALRAIGGWIGLPTDEDIAMFAALSEIGDGFNLDRVTWLYRQHPNQITRSANTEGSSEQARRFALQRATAIRSTGLRFAHDLSRSQAHDSHTVNVLPATKSPTPPR, from the coding sequence ATGAAATTGCCTAGACTATCGATTATCACTGCCGTTCATGCACCCAACTCCGCACACCTTGCCGATACGATTATGAGCGTTCAGAGGCAGAAGTTGCCGCCAGAATGGAGCTTGGAGTGGATAATCCAGGAGGACGGAGAGCAACCACAGTTGGCGAGCCTTTTTGAGGATGTTGAGGTTGCTCACTACTCGCCAAATGGATTCCAGCTCGGAATCGCAGCAACGAGAAATTTCGCTCTGGCTCGGGCCACCGGCGACCTCATCCAGGTTTTAGATTCGGACGACATCCTCCTTGAGGGCGCGTCGGCATCACTCATCAGCCTATTTCTAGACTCAGATATCTACTGGGCAGTGGGGCAAGCCGATGACCTAATGCCGGACGGCGAACGCGTTCAGTGGGATTCGATACTTCCGTACGGCCGCATCCGAGCAGGGGATGTCAATCGGAAGGCAGAAGAGGCGGGTGGAAATTGGCCGGTCCATTGTGCGGGCCTCATGATGCGAGCCCCGGCGCTCCGAGCGATCGGCGGATGGATTGGCCTCCCTACTGACGAAGACATTGCGATGTTCGCCGCGCTGTCGGAGATCGGTGATGGATTCAACCTAGATCGCGTTACATGGCTATACCGTCAGCACCCCAATCAAATCACCCGGTCGGCCAACACCGAGGGGTCGAGCGAGCAAGCGCGGCGCTTTGCGCTCCAGCGAGCTACGGCGATTCGGTCCACCGGATTGCGCTTTGCGCACGACCTGAGTCGGAGCCAAGCCCACGACAGCCACACGGTGAACGTCCTACCCGCCACGAAATCTCCCACGCCCCCGCGGTGA